One genomic window of Vibrio mangrovi includes the following:
- a CDS encoding NADH:ubiquinone reductase (Na(+)-transporting) subunit D: MSTVKDLKKSLLAPVLDNNPIALQVLGVCSALAVTTKLETAFVMTLAVTFVTALSNFFVSLIRNHIPNSVRIIVQMAIIASLVIVVDQILKAYLYDISKQLSVFVGLIITNCIVMGRAEAFAMKEAPIPSFIDGIANGLGYGFVLISIGFVRELFGSGKIFGMEVLPLVNNGGWYQPNGLMLLAPSAFFLIGFLIWIIRVFKPEQVEAKE, from the coding sequence ATGTCTACTGTGAAAGATCTGAAGAAGAGTCTGCTGGCTCCGGTGTTGGATAACAACCCGATTGCGTTGCAGGTTCTTGGTGTCTGTTCCGCTCTGGCGGTAACAACTAAGCTCGAAACGGCATTTGTTATGACGTTGGCAGTAACGTTTGTAACTGCACTTTCTAACTTTTTCGTTTCATTGATTCGTAATCATATCCCTAACAGTGTGCGGATTATTGTCCAGATGGCAATTATCGCTTCACTGGTTATTGTGGTTGACCAGATTCTGAAAGCATATCTTTACGATATTTCAAAACAGCTTTCTGTTTTCGTTGGTTTGATCATCACTAACTGTATCGTTATGGGACGAGCCGAAGCATTCGCAATGAAAGAAGCGCCAATTCCTTCGTTTATCGATGGGATTGCAAATGGTCTGGGATATGGTTTTGTCCTGATCAGTATTGGTTTCGTTCGTGAACTGTTTGGTTCGGGTAAGATTTTTGGGATGGAAGTTCTGCCACTGGTCAATAATGGTGGTTGGTATCAGCCAAACGGTCTGATGCTACTTGCTCCGTCTGCATTCTTCCTGATCGGCTTCCTGATTTGGATCATTCGTGTGTTCAAACCAGAACAAGTGGAAGCGAAGGAGTAA
- the nqrF gene encoding NADH:ubiquinone reductase (Na(+)-transporting) subunit F, whose product MDIILGVVMFTLIVLVLVLVILFAKSKLVPTGDITILINNDPDKAIVSSPGGKLLGALAGSGIFVSSACGGGGSCGQCRVKVKAGGGDILPTELSHISKGEAREGERLACQVSVKTDMEIELPEEIFGVKKWECSVISNDNKATFIKELKLQIPDGESVPFRAGGYIQIEAPAHHIKYSDFDVPDEYRSDWDKFNLFRYESKVDEDIIRAYSMANYPEEFGIIMLNVRIATPPPNNPNVPPGQMSSYIWSLKEGDKVTISGPFGEFFAKDTDAEMVFIGGGAGMAPMRSHIFDQLKRLKSKRKMSFWYGARSKREMFYVEDFDELQAENDNFNWFCALSDPLPEDNWDGYTGFIHNVLFENYLKDHDAPEDCEYYMCGPPVMNAAVINMLKDLGVEEENILLDDFGG is encoded by the coding sequence ATGGACATTATTCTTGGTGTAGTGATGTTTACTCTGATTGTACTTGTTTTGGTTTTGGTGATTCTGTTTGCCAAATCTAAGCTTGTACCAACAGGTGACATTACGATTCTAATTAATAACGATCCAGATAAAGCGATCGTTTCCAGCCCCGGCGGTAAACTGTTGGGTGCACTGGCGGGCTCTGGTATTTTCGTATCATCCGCTTGTGGTGGTGGTGGCTCTTGTGGTCAGTGCCGGGTAAAAGTTAAAGCGGGTGGTGGTGATATTCTTCCAACAGAATTGAGCCATATCTCTAAAGGTGAAGCTCGTGAAGGTGAGCGTCTGGCGTGTCAGGTTTCTGTGAAAACAGATATGGAAATCGAACTGCCGGAAGAAATCTTCGGAGTGAAAAAATGGGAATGTTCCGTTATCTCGAACGATAACAAAGCTACTTTTATCAAGGAGCTGAAGTTACAAATCCCTGACGGAGAATCTGTTCCGTTTCGTGCGGGAGGATATATCCAGATTGAAGCTCCGGCACACCATATCAAGTACTCAGATTTTGATGTACCTGATGAGTATCGTTCAGATTGGGATAAATTTAATCTGTTCCGCTACGAATCGAAAGTTGATGAAGACATCATTCGGGCATATTCGATGGCAAACTATCCTGAAGAATTTGGCATTATCATGCTGAATGTTCGGATTGCAACGCCACCGCCAAATAATCCGAATGTACCACCGGGTCAGATGTCATCTTATATCTGGTCTCTGAAAGAGGGAGACAAGGTGACGATTTCTGGACCGTTTGGTGAGTTCTTTGCCAAAGATACTGATGCGGAAATGGTCTTTATCGGTGGTGGTGCCGGTATGGCTCCAATGCGTTCTCACATCTTTGACCAACTGAAGCGTCTGAAATCTAAACGTAAGATGAGTTTCTGGTATGGTGCACGTTCGAAGCGGGAAATGTTCTATGTGGAAGATTTCGATGAACTGCAAGCAGAGAACGACAACTTCAATTGGTTCTGTGCACTTTCAGATCCATTACCGGAAGATAACTGGGACGGCTATACCGGTTTCATTCACAATGTTCTGTTTGAGAACTATCTGAAGGATCATGATGCACCCGAAGACTGTGAATACTATATGTGTGGGCCACCGGTCATGAACGCAGCAGTAATCAATATGTTGAAAGATCTGGGTGTGGAAGAAGAAAATATCCTTCTGGATGATTTCGGCGGTTAA
- the nqrE gene encoding NADH:ubiquinone reductase (Na(+)-transporting) subunit E, whose amino-acid sequence MEHYISLLVRSIFLENMALAFFLGMCTFLAVSKKVKTAFGLGIAVTVVLTISVPVNNLVYNLVLKENALVDGIDLTFLSFITFIGVIAALVQILEMVLDRFFPPLYNALGIFLPLITVNCAIFGGVSFMVQRDYNFAESVVYGFGSGAGWMLAIVALAGIREKMKYSDVPPGLRGLGITFITVGLMALGFMSFSGVQL is encoded by the coding sequence ATGGAACATTATATTAGTTTACTTGTAAGATCCATTTTCCTGGAAAACATGGCTCTGGCTTTCTTCCTGGGAATGTGTACTTTTCTGGCTGTTTCAAAGAAAGTAAAAACAGCTTTTGGTCTGGGGATTGCCGTTACCGTCGTTTTGACGATTTCCGTACCGGTAAACAATCTGGTTTACAACCTGGTCCTGAAAGAAAACGCGCTGGTTGATGGAATCGATCTGACCTTCCTGAGCTTTATCACTTTTATCGGTGTTATCGCTGCGTTAGTTCAGATTCTGGAAATGGTTCTTGACCGTTTCTTCCCACCTTTATACAACGCACTGGGTATTTTCTTACCGCTCATTACGGTGAACTGTGCGATTTTTGGTGGTGTATCATTTATGGTTCAGCGCGATTACAACTTTGCCGAGTCTGTTGTTTATGGCTTTGGCTCTGGTGCCGGGTGGATGCTTGCGATCGTTGCGCTTGCAGGTATCCGTGAGAAAATGAAATATTCTGACGTACCTCCAGGTCTGCGTGGTCTTGGTATTACCTTTATCACGGTCGGTCTGATGGCGTTAGGCTTTATGTCATTCTCTGGTGTTCAACTGTAA
- the nqrM gene encoding (Na+)-NQR maturation NqrM — protein MSTFLITFAMFVIVIAAMAVGYIFQKKMVSGSCGGLGSVGIEKVCNCPEPCDARKKREAKEAARAERLAEWNKDRIA, from the coding sequence ATGAGTACTTTCCTGATTACTTTTGCAATGTTTGTGATTGTGATTGCTGCAATGGCAGTTGGATACATCTTTCAAAAGAAAATGGTCAGCGGTAGTTGTGGTGGTTTAGGCTCAGTCGGTATTGAAAAAGTCTGTAATTGCCCTGAACCTTGTGATGCCCGTAAGAAACGGGAAGCTAAAGAAGCAGCTAGAGCTGAACGTTTAGCTGAGTGGAATAAGGATCGCATTGCCTAA